Genomic segment of uncultured Desulfobacter sp.:
CTGGAAGGTTATGCGCCGGCGTCCAAATGAGTAGGAATAAATCGAATCACCCCCGGCGTTGAAATCGGCCGGGGATGACGTTTTTTTAGCGGTACTAACGGGCGTGCAGTTCCAGGTTGTTGAAGAAATAACCTATTTCAAATGCAGCGGTTTCCGGGGCGTCAGAGCCGTGGACAACGTTTTTTTCAATGTCCGTGGCGTAGTCCTTCCGGATGGTGCCTTCTTCTGCTTCTTTGAAATTTGTGGCACCCATTAATTTTCTATTTTTTGCGATAACATCCTCGCCTTCAAGTACCATGACAACGATGG
This window contains:
- the ndk gene encoding nucleoside-diphosphate kinase — encoded protein: MERTLSIIKPDGVAKNVIGEVIKRFETNGIKIAAMKMIHLSKTQAQGFYAVHKERPFFGSLTDFMTSGPIVVMVLEGEDVIAKNRKLMGATNFKEAEEGTIRKDYATDIEKNVVHGSDAPETAAFEIGYFFNNLELHAR